Sequence from the Thermococcus nautili genome:
CGACGAGGACGTTCACTTTGATGTTGAGGAAACCACGGGCTTCTTTGGCAACCCGATTAAGGTCGTCAACGTCGAGATAAAAAGGAGCAAAGCGGTGAGGGCGTTCCTCAAGCACTTCAGAGAGCTCCTCGACGAGAGTGCGAGGCGCTACATCCTTGAGAACCTCGACGAGAAGGTCGACGAGGAGGGAACGCTCTACGTCCGCTTCAACAAGCAGAAGGCCTACCTCGGCGACGTTGAGGTTGACGAGGGAGCCGATGTGATACAGGTCAGAATTAAGGTCAAGGCCTTCCCGATGAGGAAAGAGGCCGTTGTGAAGGCCGTGAGGGAGTGGCTGGAGGAGAAGGAATGAGCGGGAGGGACTACTTCATCGAGATGGACGTCAGGAGCGCGGAGGCCTACGAGTTAGCTAAGGAGTGGTTCGACGAGGTAGTCTTCACCAAAAAGCTCGTCCTCGACAATGAGCCGGACTGGGACTCGCTGAAGGAAGAGGTTAGGGAGCTTCGAAAGACCTACGGAAAGGTTGCACTCCTGCTCGTAACTAAGAAGCCGAGCCTGATACGGGCCTTCAGGGCCAGGAACCTCAGGGCTCTGCTCTACGTTCAGGGAGGCGACATGAGGGTCAACAGAATGGCAATCGAGGCAAAGGTTGACGCCCTGATAAGCCCCTGGCTCGGGAGGAAGGACTACGGTTTCGACCACACCTTGGCGGGAATGGCCGGCAGGAGGGGCGTAGCAATTGGCTTCTCGCTCTCACCCCTTTTGAGGGCGAATCCCTACGAGAGGGCCCTAACGCTCCGCTTCATGGCCAAGGTCTGGGAGCTTGTCAGAAAGTACCGCGTCCCGCGCTTCATCACGAGCTCCGCCGAGAGCAGGTGGGAGGTTCGCGGGCCGAGGGACTTGATGAGCCTCGGGATAAACATCGGAATGGAGATTCCAGAGGCGAGGGCAAGCCTGAACTTCCACCCGAGGCGGATTCTCGGCAAACTCGAGTAGGTGTTGGCGGTGCTGAAGGTCGAGGTCACCTGCGGGCTCGACGAGCGGGAGAAGCTTGAAGAGGTTCTGAAAAAGTGGGGCGTTCCCTTCTACACCGAGGAAGTGAAGGCCAACGGGAAGGGCGCCCTCAAGGTCACGGCCTTCGCGCCGGACTTCGTGATAAACGACCTCGTTGACGAGCTCGTCAGAGCCGTTGACATGAGGAAGGGCCACGCCTCAATAACCTGGTCGCAGGTCAGCGGGAGGTCGGTGCGCTACTCCTCCGCCGTCAGGTCCCTTGAAAGGTTCCGGGGTAGGTGGAGTATTGCCGACATCGAGGGCCTCATCGAGAGCGCCAACTCCCAGGCAAGGGTTGACCCGATTCAGCTGACCCTCGGGGCCGTTGCCTCAATGGTTGCCCTCTTCGGCCTGATAGGCAACAACATCGTTATGATAATCTCGGCGATGCTCCTCTCGCCAATCCTCGGCCCCCTCTACGGCTTCTCGCTCAACGTCGTTATGGGGCGCGGAAGGGACGCCCTAACCGCCGTCTCCTCGATTCTCAAGCTCCTGACGGTTATATTCACCTCAGCCCTCGTCGTCTCCCTTCTCCTGAAGCTCTTTGGTCTCATGCCGGCTGAACCGACGAGAGAAATCCTCATCAGGGGAGATTCGGGGATTGTTTACATCCTCCTCGCGGTCCTCCTCGGCTACGCTGGCGTGGTGGCGATAGTGAGCAGAATTCCCGAGATTCTTGCCGGAGTTTCGATAGCGGCCGCCCTCGTGCCTCCGACAACCGTCGTGGGAATCTCGCTCGCGATGGGCTGGTGGGGCATCTTCTTTGGCTCGCTCCGCCTCACGGTTGAGAACGTCCTCGGCCTGCTCATAGGTTCCCTACTCGGCCTCTACATCCTCAACGTCTCGCCGAGGAGCTACTACGAGAAGCGGTCCGCGAAGCTCTACACGAAGAGGACGATGGCAGTCCTCGGCATTATGCTGCTCTTCCTAATCCTGCTGGAACTGGCAAAGTAAAAAAAGGTCTCAGGGCGTCTCCAGAGCCGGGAAGTAGTCCGGCTCGTAGTCCTCGAGCTTTCCATCCAGGTAATCCTCGTAGCCCTTCAGGTCGAGCAGGCCGTGGCCACTCAGGTTGAAGAGTATGACCTCCTCCTTTCCTTCTTCCTTCGCCTTTAACGCCCTGTCTATGACGCCCTTTATCGCGTGGGCGCTTTCGGGTGCTGGGATTATGCCCTCGGTCTTCGCGAACAGCTCCGCCGCCTGGAAGACCTCGTTCTGGTGGTAAGCTACTGGCCTGACTATTCCGTGGTTTATGAGGACGCTCAGCGTCGGAGCTAAGCCGTGGTAGCGCAGGCCGCCTGCGTGTATCGGCGGGACGTAGTAGGTGTGGCCGAGTGTGTGCATCTTCATCTTTGGGGTGTAGCCTCCGGAGTCGCCGAAGTCGTACTTGTAAACCCCGCGCGTCATGCTCGGGGCGGCTTTCGGCTCGACCGCTATGAACTCGTACTCTTTTTTACCGCTCAGAACGTCCCTCACGAAAGGATACGCCAGCCCGGCGAAGTTGCTTCCACCGCCGACGCATCCGACTATAACGTCCGGCTCCTCGAACTCCTTCATCTGCTCAATGGCCTCGAGGCCGATGACGGTCTGGTGCATGAGCACGTGGTTGAGAACGCTCCCGAGGGCGTAGCGGGCTTTTTCGTCCCTTAAAACGTCTTCAATCGCCTCGCTTATCGCTATTCCAAGGCCGCCGGGGTGGTTGGGGTCCTCGCTCAGGAACTTCCGACCTATCTCGGTTCTGTCGCTCGGACTCGGGTAGATTTCGGCCCCGTAGAGGCGCATTATCGTCTTTCTGTAGGGCTTCTGGAAGTAGCTGGCGCGCGCCATGTAAACGCGAACTTTTAACCCGAGAAGAGCACCGGCCAGGCTCAAAGCGGTTCCCCACTGGCCGGCTCCGGTCTCGGTAACGAGCCTCTCTATTCCCTGCTCCTTTGCGTAGTAGGCCTGAGCTAAAGCGGTGTTTATCTTGTGGCTTCCGGTTACGGTAGCCCCTTCATACTTGAAGTAGATTTTAGCGGACGTGCCGAGGGCCTTTTCGAGATTTGTGGCGCGGAAAAGTGGTGTTGGCCTGCCTATCTTGGCGTAGAGTTCACGGACCTTCTTTGGAATCTCGATGTACCTTTCCGTGCTCATCTCCTGCTTTACAAGCTCCTCAGCGAAAATCCTCAACAGCTTCTCCGGCCCCATCGGCTCGTCGGTTTCCGGGTCGAGGGGCGGAGCCAAGGGCTCCGGGAGGTCGGGCAGTATGTTGTACCATCTCTTTGGTATCTTCGAATCGGGCAGAACGGCTTTCATTCTAACACCTCCTCAAATTCCTTTAATCCGTTCGAGAAAGGTCCCAAAGGGTGAGGGAATAAGAGCGTGAGAACTAAACCGGAGCGTTTAAGTGACAGAACTGCGCGGCCAAAAGCACTCCCTCCTCAGCTCAGCGCCAAAAACAATCCCGCCTAACGGCTATGTCAGGGCTCGAGAAGCGACCTTTAAAGCCAAAAACAATCACTCCTGACCATCATGGCGCATCGAGGTAAGGAAACTGCGTTTCCTTAAGTTCTTTTCGGTTGCTTTATTGACGATAAGACGAATTGTACGTTTTTGGCTTCCCCTTTAACTGCCACAGCGACGAAGTATCCTCTGCGTTCGAGGCAAATGGAAGTCGTTTCCCCGTCGGAAGCGTCGAGCAGGTAGCGGGCGTAGTCGCACTGCCCGCGAATTCCGTACACGAGAAGGTTCACGCTGACGTTCTTCTCACCCACAGACGTCAAAAACTCTTTTCCAGCGAGGGACCAGAGGGCAGGTTCTCCGGCGGGTTTCAGGACGAGGCTTCCGTTGAGCTCCGCTATCACGGCGTTGAGCACTTCTTCGGGGGTTGTTCCCCTCACTTCCCGGCCGTTTCTCAGACCGCAGGGTGAGAGCTTCTCCGCCGAGTTTTTCACTTCTGTAGTTTTCCCGCTCAGAACGAGGATTTCCTTCCCCTTAAGGGCAACGTAGTGAGATTCCCCTCCCCTCGTCCAGAGAGACCACCTGCAGTCCCCGCTTTTTCCCTCCATCAGCTTGACGTATCCGGTTCCCTTGAGCTCTATTTCTATGGCTTTGTAGGTGTTCCTCACCCATTCCCCCGGCCAGTCCGATAGGTCGAGCTTTCCAACCCTGACGCTCCCGTTTGAGCTCCAGTTGAAGCGGTACCTTACGAAAGTCGGCGGCTCGCTCGCGTTCCAGAGGTAGTCGTCGTGCCAGCGGAGCGCAAACCCCTTGACGCCCCTGCAGGGGCCTCGCGCCGAGATAACGGCGAGGCCACCGCCGAGAATCCTTGTTTCGGCCAGATATACGCATTCCCCATCCCTAGCGAAGAGGGCATCTCTCATGATGTCGGAGTCGCTTACGTAGTTCTCCACAATCCCTAGGTAGCCCTCCGATTCAACGCGTTTTGCGGCCTCACTGTAGGCGTTATCGGCCTTCTCACGTGGTTCATAGAGGGTTACATAACGGCCGAGGACTGGAAGTCTGACCCCTGAGGACTTCCAGGCAACCCCGCTGACGAGAATCGTCGAGTACGCAACCGTTTTGTTGCAGGAGTAAGTGAGCTCCCCACCGCCCAGCGGCCAAGTATCGGCCTTTCTTCCCCAGCAACCTGTGGCAAAATAAAGGCCGAACTCGACGTTCGGGCCCGTGACCGGAGGGGGCATTAAGAGGAGCATCAGGATGAGCGAGATTATCAAAAACGGTGCCAGCCGGAGGGGCCTTTTGCTGTAGTAGTTCCTGAAAACCAGTGGGGGTACGATAACTGCGGAGATAAAGAGGAGGACTCCGAGGAGGTGGTTGAGCTGGAGGATTATCCATGCGAGGGATGAGAGCAACGCCGAAACGGCGACGGAAGCAATCAGTTTGCCCGTCATGGTCCTCGTTAGTTGTTACGTCTCGGAGGAATATAACCTTTGCCATGGTTTCAAATTGTTTTGAATCGTTCTTAAGAATCGTCTAGGGGTTATGAAAAAGGAAAAATGTTAGCTTTCCGGTTTCTGGATTATCTCAATGGCCTTGTCAACGTCCGCTTTCCTTCCCTTAAGGGCTATGAGGGCGTAGTAATCACCGCCGTCGTTTCTCAGGAACTTTATGCTCCTGTCTTCCTTTTTCATCACGTACTCAGCGTATTTCACCTGGTCATCGCTTGAGTACACGAGAATGAGGACTTCGACACCTTCTCCGACGTTTGCCTTGAAGGAGAACTTAGCGAGGTACCAGTCTGGCATGGGGCCGGTCCAGTTGGAAGGGGTTGTGGTAACGTTGTTCTTCATGAACTTGTTGCCGAGCGAGATTGCCATCGCCTCGGCTACCTTCCAGGGGCTTGGCGACGGCAGCGGGCTTGAGTCCAAGGGTCTCCCGCAGAGCCAGTGCTCATCGCTGGCGTTCAAAACCGCCCCCGTCTCCCCGCGTATAACCAGAAACCTCGTTCCGTTGTAGGCCAGGTAGTAGCTCTTTGTCCCCCTCGTCCAGTAGCTCCACTGGCACGTTTTACTGCTCCAGTTTCCAGATACCATTGAGTAGCCAATCTTTGAGAGTTCGGAGAGCACACTTCCGTAAAGTCCTCCCGCGTTCTCGATTGTCTTGTTCACTACCTCGACGGAGCCAATCTTTTTCCAGCTCATGTTTACGAGGCTTGGGGGGTCGGTGTAGCCCCAGATTTCGGGTTTCGGAACCGGCTCGATGTAGTAGTACTCCCAGTAAATTAATCCGACTAAAATCAGGATTGCAACGAGTGCCAGCACCTTCTTCATTTCCATCACCCGCAGGAAGCTCCTCTTGTATTGGCAACGCTCTCAATCGAATCGTAGGCCCTAGAGATATCCCCCGTGGGGCCGTCGAGTACCACAAGCGCACGATAGCTGAGGGCGGAGATGCAGAGCGTTTTCCCCTCCAGGAGCGACCTCGCGTACTCAAGCTGTTCGTCCGTTGCGTAGATTAGAATCAGGATTTTCACCTTTCCGGCCTCTAAGCTGTAGTTGGCGAGGTTCCAGGGGATTTTTCCGTTCCACTCTGAGGGAACGACGATTACGCCGTCTTTTTCCAGTGCGTCGCCTATAAGTGAGGCCGTGTAGGAGAGGGCTTTTTGGGGGCTCGGGCCGATGACGGTGGTCTTCCAACCTGGCTTTCCGCACTTCGACGTCTCGTTCACCCACTCAACGACTGCCTTCAGCTCTCCGCGTGCCACTAAAATGCCGCCTTCGGTCTCCCCAACGTAGTAGGCCCTCCTCCCGTCCCAGATTGTCCACCGGCAGTCGCTCCAGTTGGCGTAGACGGGGTAGTAGCCGAGGGCCCTGAGCTGCTCTTCCAGTTTCCCTGTGAGGTTCCTGGGAAGCGTCGTTACCTCGACGTTCCCGTTCCTTTCCCAGCTCACGTTTTCGAGAAGCGGCGGGTCGGTGAGGCCCCAGAGGGCGGGTTTTTCTACGGGTTTAACGCTTTCCTCCTCCTGCCCCATTTCCCCGCCCTTCGGCAGGTAGTTTACGACGCCAACCGCTATGAGTGCGATAACTATGATTGCCAAAATCCTGTACTTCCCTTTCATCCCAACACCTCACGCGACCTCGGTCTGCTCGTAGGGGCTCTTCCCCTGCCTGTGCTTCACGAGGAGCGAGTAGAAGAACTCCTTCATGTCTGGGGACATACCGTCGTCGAGGAGTATGTCGGCTTTTCCCGAGTAGTCCTTCTCCGCCTTCGTCACGAGCAGGGCAATCTTCGGGGTCAGGTGTTCGAGCAGGGCCTTTCCCACCTCTGCGTACTCCTCGTCGTCGAGCTCCTCATCGCTCTCGATGGCTATGTAGACGATGAACCCCTTCATCTGGACCGCGAGCACGGTTTCCGTCTCGGTCACCTCGAAGAACGAGAAGTTGTAGCCTTCCCTCTCGGCCCTCGCTATGAGCAGACCCTTTATCGAGAGCGTAACGGGCTTTCCCTCAATCTCGAAGATTAAATCCTCCGCGAACTCCCTTCGCGCTATTGAGTAGAGCTCATCCCTCATGCTCGAACCTACTCCGGTTCGGATAAAAGACTTTTGGAACAGGTTTATAACTTTCGTGTCATCACTTGGGTTGGTGGTGTTATGAAGGTGGTCCGTTTCGGCGTCTCCGTACCTGAGGAACTGCTTGAAAAGTTCGACAGGATAATCGAGGAAAAGGGCTACGTGAACAGGAGCGAGGCGATAAGGGATTTGATGAGGGACTTCATAATCAGGCACGAGTGGGAGACCGGCGATGCGGAAGTTGCCGGAACGATAACGATGCTCTACAACCACGATGAAGCGGACGTCGTTAAAGAGCTCCTCGACCTACAGCACGACTACCTTGATGAAATAGTTTCCAGCATTCACGTCCACATGGACGAGCACAACTGCCTCGAGGTCGTCATCGTCAAGGGGAAGGCGAGCAGGATAAAGGAGATAGCGGACAGGCTTTTGAGCCTCAAGGGAGTGAAGCACGGCAAGCTCGTCATGACGGGGACGGGGAAGGAGCTGGTTTAACCCACCACCTCCGCTATTTCTCCCCCTCCCGGCGGAAGAATCGCGTTCAAATCCTCCTCGCGCACCTTGTAGCCCCACTTCTCCAGGATTCCGCGTATCTTCTTGACGAGCTCTCCCTTCTTGAGTCTGCCTGGCCTTATGACGATGTACCTGTTCGTGTGGGCCTTAATCGCGTCAACCGGCGCGCAGACGACGTAGTCTTCCCCATCGTAGTTTATCACGCCAACCGCTAACTTCAGCGGAAGCCCGCGAAGCCAGTTCCTCTTTCCGTAGACCATGAAGGCGCCCTTACCGAGGTACTCACCGCTCGGGGCCTGCTTCGTCACCTGATTTGGATACGCCCAGTAGGCGTCCGCTCCATACAGCCCCTGACTCCAGGCGCGACTCATCGAGACTGCGAACTGGCAGGCCTCGAATATCGTCTTCTCCCCGGCCTTTTGCCCGTCCTTGATGACGACGTGGGG
This genomic interval carries:
- a CDS encoding RNA-binding protein, which encodes MALRAHHVRLTTFIHATEDEDKVLEAIGTFIPAEIDDEDVHFDVEETTGFFGNPIKVVNVEIKRSKAVRAFLKHFRELLDESARRYILENLDEKVDEEGTLYVRFNKQKAYLGDVEVDEGADVIQVRIKVKAFPMRKEAVVKAVREWLEEKE
- a CDS encoding Ribonuclease P protein component 3, yielding MSGRDYFIEMDVRSAEAYELAKEWFDEVVFTKKLVLDNEPDWDSLKEEVRELRKTYGKVALLLVTKKPSLIRAFRARNLRALLYVQGGDMRVNRMAIEAKVDALISPWLGRKDYGFDHTLAGMAGRRGVAIGFSLSPLLRANPYERALTLRFMAKVWELVRKYRVPRFITSSAESRWEVRGPRDLMSLGINIGMEIPEARASLNFHPRRILGKLE
- a CDS encoding TIGR00341 family protein is translated as MLKVEVTCGLDEREKLEEVLKKWGVPFYTEEVKANGKGALKVTAFAPDFVINDLVDELVRAVDMRKGHASITWSQVSGRSVRYSSAVRSLERFRGRWSIADIEGLIESANSQARVDPIQLTLGAVASMVALFGLIGNNIVMIISAMLLSPILGPLYGFSLNVVMGRGRDALTAVSSILKLLTVIFTSALVVSLLLKLFGLMPAEPTREILIRGDSGIVYILLAVLLGYAGVVAIVSRIPEILAGVSIAAALVPPTTVVGISLAMGWWGIFFGSLRLTVENVLGLLIGSLLGLYILNVSPRSYYEKRSAKLYTKRTMAVLGIMLLFLILLELAK
- a CDS encoding TrpB-like pyridoxal phosphate-dependent enzyme; the encoded protein is MKAVLPDSKIPKRWYNILPDLPEPLAPPLDPETDEPMGPEKLLRIFAEELVKQEMSTERYIEIPKKVRELYAKIGRPTPLFRATNLEKALGTSAKIYFKYEGATVTGSHKINTALAQAYYAKEQGIERLVTETGAGQWGTALSLAGALLGLKVRVYMARASYFQKPYRKTIMRLYGAEIYPSPSDRTEIGRKFLSEDPNHPGGLGIAISEAIEDVLRDEKARYALGSVLNHVLMHQTVIGLEAIEQMKEFEEPDVIVGCVGGGSNFAGLAYPFVRDVLSGKKEYEFIAVEPKAAPSMTRGVYKYDFGDSGGYTPKMKMHTLGHTYYVPPIHAGGLRYHGLAPTLSVLINHGIVRPVAYHQNEVFQAAELFAKTEGIIPAPESAHAIKGVIDRALKAKEEGKEEVILFNLSGHGLLDLKGYEDYLDGKLEDYEPDYFPALETP
- the nikR gene encoding nickel-responsive transcriptional regulator NikR, with product MKVVRFGVSVPEELLEKFDRIIEEKGYVNRSEAIRDLMRDFIIRHEWETGDAEVAGTITMLYNHDEADVVKELLDLQHDYLDEIVSSIHVHMDEHNCLEVVIVKGKASRIKEIADRLLSLKGVKHGKLVMTGTGKELV